One window of the Pseudofrankia sp. DC12 genome contains the following:
- the pucL gene encoding factor-independent urate hydroxylase: MAIVLGPNQFGKAEVRLVHVDRSTPVHRITDLNVSSALRGDFTDAHLTGDNAHILTTDAQKNTVYAFARDGVGEIEEFALRLARHFTGSFPWITGSRVEIEQYGWDRIPVGGAGHDHAYSRAGAERRTTVVTLDGDEAHVVSGLAGLVVLKSTGSEFWGFATDRYTTLPETTDRILATEVTARWRLTGLGHDYGKLFTSIRTILLETFASVHSLALQQTLYKMGEEVLTAHPEVAEIRMSMPNRHHFLVDLEPYGLDNPNVVFYAADRPYGKIEGTVARDDAPPAGPAWLTVPGFC, encoded by the coding sequence ATGGCGATCGTTCTCGGGCCGAACCAGTTCGGGAAGGCGGAGGTACGGCTGGTCCACGTGGACCGGTCGACCCCGGTGCACAGGATCACCGATCTCAACGTGTCGTCCGCGCTGCGCGGCGACTTCACCGATGCGCATCTGACCGGTGACAACGCGCACATCCTCACTACCGACGCGCAGAAGAACACCGTGTACGCGTTCGCGCGGGACGGCGTCGGCGAGATCGAGGAGTTCGCGCTGCGGCTGGCCCGGCATTTCACCGGTTCGTTCCCGTGGATTACCGGCAGCCGGGTCGAGATCGAACAGTACGGCTGGGACCGCATCCCGGTCGGCGGCGCCGGACATGACCATGCATACAGCCGGGCCGGTGCCGAACGGCGCACCACGGTCGTCACGCTGGACGGCGACGAGGCACACGTCGTTTCCGGCCTCGCCGGGCTCGTCGTGCTCAAGTCGACCGGTTCGGAGTTCTGGGGCTTCGCGACCGACCGCTATACCACGCTTCCCGAGACCACCGACCGGATCCTCGCCACCGAGGTCACCGCGCGCTGGCGCCTGACCGGCCTCGGGCACGACTACGGGAAGCTGTTCACCAGCATACGGACGATCCTGCTGGAGACGTTCGCGTCGGTGCACAGCCTCGCGTTGCAGCAGACGCTTTACAAGATGGGCGAGGAGGTGCTGACCGCACATCCGGAGGTCGCCGAGATCAGGATGTCGATGCCGAACAGGCACCATTTCCTGGTCGACCTGGAACCGTACGGCCTCGACAACCCCAACGTCGTCTTCTACGCGGCCGACCGCCCCTACGGCAAGATCGAGGGGACGGTGGCCAGGGACGACGCGCCCCCGGCCGGGCCGGCGTGGCTGACGGTCCCCGGCTTCTGCTGA
- a CDS encoding SAM-dependent chlorinase/fluorinase — MDAVPHVSFLTDYGLADGFVAACHGVLLRRGVRALDITHLIDPGDVRRGAAVLAQTVRYLPVPVHLAVVDPGVGTSRRGIVLVTPGGLLVGPDNGLLAPATAVLGGVRAAVALVARPGVPATFHGRDVFAPAAAELATGTSPETLGERVDPAGLVQLPPVLARVRAADAPAAELEAEVVLVDRFGNVQLAATGDLLADVGLVPGGRAEVLTSAAGAPLRIPVGVTFGSVGTGELVLYVDSAGMAAFAVRDGAAASRLGLAPGDVVTLRAS, encoded by the coding sequence ATGGATGCCGTGCCGCACGTGAGCTTCCTGACCGACTACGGGCTCGCCGACGGGTTCGTCGCGGCGTGTCACGGCGTGCTGCTGCGCCGCGGCGTGCGGGCGCTGGACATCACCCACCTGATCGACCCGGGAGATGTGCGGCGCGGCGCGGCGGTGCTGGCCCAGACGGTGCGTTACCTGCCGGTCCCTGTGCATCTGGCTGTCGTCGACCCGGGCGTCGGCACCAGCCGGCGCGGGATCGTGCTGGTCACGCCGGGCGGGCTGCTGGTCGGGCCGGACAACGGCCTGCTCGCCCCCGCGACCGCGGTGCTCGGCGGGGTGCGGGCTGCGGTGGCGCTGGTGGCCCGGCCGGGGGTTCCCGCGACCTTCCACGGGCGCGACGTCTTCGCGCCCGCCGCGGCGGAGCTGGCCACCGGCACGTCGCCGGAGACGCTCGGTGAGCGGGTCGACCCGGCCGGGCTGGTCCAGCTCCCGCCGGTCCTCGCCCGGGTGCGCGCGGCCGACGCGCCGGCCGCCGAGCTGGAGGCGGAGGTCGTGCTCGTGGACCGGTTCGGCAACGTCCAGCTGGCCGCGACCGGCGATCTTCTCGCGGATGTCGGGCTGGTGCCCGGCGGCCGGGCCGAGGTCCTGACCTCGGCGGCCGGCGCGCCGCTGCGGATCCCGGTCGGGGTGACGTTCGGGTCCGTGGGGACGGGCGAGCTGGTGCTCTACGTCGACTCGGCCGGGATGGCGGCGTTCGCCGTACGCGACGGCGCCGCCGCGAGCCGGCTGGGCCTGGCTCCCGGCGACGTCGTGACCCTGCGGGCGAGCTGA
- a CDS encoding CaiB/BaiF CoA-transferase family protein yields the protein MLPLAGMTVVSLEHAVALPFATRHLAEYGARVIKIERPGAGDFARAYDDAVRGRMSAHFSWLNRSKESFAVDVKVPSGRAAVEKLVATADVVAQNLSPGAAARLGLDADGLLERYPRLVAVDLSGYGPSGPYAGRRAYDMLIQAESGLVSVTGTPEHMAKAGFAAADVAAGTYAAQAVLVALLRRERTGAGAALGLTMLDAITEWNGYAVQFAEHTGRAPARAGVGHPSIAPYEAFTTGDGDSVLIGVQNDREWARLAVGLLRRPELADDPGFATNRERVRNRARTDALVAGVVGRLPTAEVTARLDATGIAYGRVNEMADVLTHPQLAARDRWIEIDSPAGPVRQLRPVVEFPGAPPRLEPVPALGEHTEKILTELGYDGAELAGLRADGAI from the coding sequence GTGCTGCCGCTTGCCGGAATGACCGTCGTCAGCCTGGAACACGCGGTCGCGCTGCCGTTCGCGACCCGTCATCTCGCCGAGTACGGCGCCCGGGTGATCAAGATCGAACGCCCGGGAGCCGGCGACTTCGCCCGCGCCTATGACGACGCCGTCCGCGGCCGGATGTCGGCGCACTTCTCCTGGCTGAACCGGTCGAAGGAGTCCTTCGCGGTCGACGTCAAGGTGCCGTCCGGCCGGGCGGCCGTCGAGAAGCTGGTCGCCACCGCCGACGTCGTCGCGCAGAACCTCTCACCCGGCGCCGCCGCCCGGCTCGGCCTGGACGCGGACGGGCTGCTGGAGCGGTACCCGCGGCTGGTCGCCGTCGACCTGTCCGGCTACGGCCCGAGCGGCCCCTACGCCGGCCGGCGCGCCTACGACATGCTGATCCAGGCCGAGTCCGGCCTCGTCTCGGTGACCGGCACGCCGGAGCACATGGCGAAGGCCGGGTTCGCCGCGGCGGACGTCGCCGCCGGCACCTACGCGGCGCAGGCGGTCCTGGTGGCGCTGCTGCGCCGGGAGCGGACCGGCGCGGGCGCGGCGCTCGGCCTCACGATGCTGGACGCGATCACCGAGTGGAACGGCTACGCCGTCCAGTTCGCCGAGCACACTGGCCGTGCCCCGGCCAGGGCCGGCGTCGGCCATCCCTCGATCGCGCCGTACGAGGCGTTCACCACCGGCGACGGCGACAGCGTGCTGATCGGGGTGCAGAACGACCGCGAGTGGGCCCGGCTGGCGGTCGGCCTGCTGCGCCGCCCGGAGCTGGCCGACGACCCGGGGTTCGCGACCAACCGGGAGCGGGTGCGCAACCGGGCCCGTACCGACGCGCTGGTCGCCGGCGTCGTCGGCCGGCTGCCGACGGCCGAGGTGACAGCTCGCCTCGACGCGACTGGGATCGCCTACGGGCGGGTCAACGAGATGGCTGACGTGCTGACTCACCCGCAGCTGGCCGCCCGGGACCGCTGGATCGAGATCGACTCCCCGGCCGGGCCGGTCCGTCAGCTGCGCCCAGTGGTCGAGTTCCCGGGCGCCCCGCCCCGGCTGGAGCCGGTGCCGGCGCTCGGTGAGCACACCGAGAAGATCCTGACCGAGCTCGGCTACGACGGCGCGGAGCTGGCCGGGCTGCGTGCCGACGGCGCGATCTGA
- a CDS encoding DUF3099 domain-containing protein codes for MSVRIWRRRQPVLITSAADPRHVDIRRREGQYLFWMAVRVLCFVLAVLLFHGWVRFVAIVVALVIPWVAVVIANAGPAPSRRRPAGYADAAQPLGGGARSLESGRHPVVDSDDLPNQGAWPGRGDGDASWDWPPDPARPTGPGSAEPGPGQDQERAGEPRFAGPRPAGDRPPFAPPYTPPPPRGDVGFFGPRRPPRADRRK; via the coding sequence GTGAGCGTGCGGATCTGGCGGCGTCGGCAGCCGGTGCTGATCACCTCAGCGGCCGACCCTCGCCATGTCGACATCCGCCGCCGCGAGGGCCAGTACCTGTTCTGGATGGCCGTGCGCGTGCTGTGCTTCGTGCTCGCGGTCCTGCTCTTCCACGGGTGGGTCAGGTTCGTCGCGATCGTGGTCGCCCTGGTCATCCCCTGGGTGGCCGTCGTGATCGCCAACGCCGGGCCGGCACCGTCCCGGCGCCGCCCGGCCGGGTACGCCGACGCCGCCCAGCCCCTCGGCGGCGGCGCCAGGTCCCTGGAGTCCGGCCGGCATCCCGTCGTCGACAGCGACGATCTCCCGAACCAGGGCGCCTGGCCCGGTCGCGGCGACGGCGACGCCTCCTGGGACTGGCCCCCCGACCCGGCCCGGCCCACGGGCCCCGGCTCGGCGGAACCTGGCCCGGGCCAGGACCAGGAGCGGGCCGGCGAGCCCCGCTTCGCCGGCCCGCGGCCGGCCGGAGACCGGCCCCCGTTCGCCCCGCCCTACACGCCCCCGCCGCCGCGGGGCGACGTCGGCTTCTTCGGCCCCCGCCGCCCGCCGCGCGCCGACCGCCGGAAATAG
- a CDS encoding maleylpyruvate isomerase N-terminal domain-containing protein — protein sequence MGIDGHLAALRRDGDRLAAAAALAGFDAEVLSAPGWRVRDLVTHTGCVPRWAASYLQAGHAEPRPIDGDGELVMPDGELLGWFRDGHAALVGTFANADPAVACWTLWRGAPSPLAFWARRQAHETAVHRHETAVHRVDAELALAASGQPGAGTEGERPAVPAAFATDGIDELLTGFYALRHRGLVRRRRSRCRSGPPTPTPAGRSGSARRPAR from the coding sequence ATGGGGATCGACGGGCACCTCGCGGCGCTGCGCCGGGACGGCGACCGGCTGGCCGCGGCGGCGGCGCTCGCCGGGTTCGACGCCGAGGTGCTGTCCGCCCCGGGCTGGCGGGTGCGCGACCTGGTGACGCACACCGGCTGTGTGCCCCGCTGGGCGGCCTCCTACCTCCAGGCGGGCCATGCCGAGCCGCGGCCGATCGACGGCGACGGCGAGCTGGTGATGCCCGACGGCGAGCTGCTCGGCTGGTTCCGGGACGGGCATGCGGCCCTCGTCGGCACGTTCGCGAACGCGGACCCGGCGGTGGCCTGCTGGACGCTGTGGCGGGGCGCGCCGTCCCCGCTGGCGTTCTGGGCCCGCCGGCAGGCGCATGAGACGGCGGTCCACCGGCATGAGACGGCGGTCCACCGGGTGGACGCCGAGCTGGCGCTGGCGGCGTCCGGCCAGCCCGGCGCGGGCACCGAGGGGGAGCGGCCCGCGGTGCCCGCGGCGTTCGCCACCGACGGCATCGACGAGCTCCTCACCGGGTTCTACGCGCTGCGCCACCGCGGCCTGGTTCGCCGGCGCCGGTCGCGCTGTCGGTCCGGGCCACCGACGCCGACGCCAGCTGGACGATCCGGATCGGCCCGGCGGCCCGCACGGTGA
- a CDS encoding glycosyltransferase family 1 protein, with product MRVAVVTESFLPHVDGVTNTVCRVLEHLKTEGHQALVVAPSPGPRSIADAPRIYADAPVLWAPSAPLPGYPQFRFATPWPSLTPTLRAFAPDIVHLAAPAGLGAQAAYAAHRLGVPSVAVYQTDIAGFARRYGLAALDRGIWRWLATVHRLAARTLAPSWDAVDALVGAGVQRVARWRRGVDLERFNPGHRDEQLRARLAPAGEVLVGYMGRLAKEKGVELLGSVSDLPGTRLVVVGDGPERARLERKLPGAAFLGFQSGQQLSSALASLDVFVHTGQYETFCQAAQEAKASGVPVVGPAAGGLLDVVEHGRTGLHYRPGDPAALRAEVSRLVGDASGRVAMGVAARESVGDCGWRAIGDELLGHYRDVLGANVGAARDADAWR from the coding sequence GTGCGCGTCGCGGTGGTCACCGAATCGTTCCTTCCTCATGTGGACGGGGTGACGAACACGGTCTGCCGCGTCCTGGAGCATCTGAAGACCGAAGGCCATCAGGCGCTCGTGGTCGCGCCGTCGCCCGGTCCCAGGTCGATCGCCGACGCTCCTCGGATCTACGCGGATGCGCCGGTGCTCTGGGCCCCGTCGGCCCCCCTGCCCGGCTACCCGCAGTTCCGGTTCGCGACCCCCTGGCCAAGCCTCACCCCGACGCTGCGGGCCTTCGCGCCGGACATCGTGCATCTGGCCGCGCCGGCCGGGCTCGGGGCGCAGGCCGCGTACGCCGCCCACCGGCTCGGCGTGCCCAGTGTCGCGGTCTACCAGACCGACATCGCCGGCTTCGCCCGTCGCTACGGCCTGGCCGCGCTCGACCGCGGGATCTGGCGGTGGCTCGCGACCGTGCACCGGCTGGCCGCCCGGACACTCGCGCCGTCCTGGGACGCCGTCGACGCGCTGGTCGGCGCCGGGGTGCAGCGGGTCGCCCGCTGGCGGCGCGGTGTCGACCTCGAGCGGTTCAACCCCGGGCACCGGGACGAGCAGCTGCGCGCCCGGCTCGCCCCCGCGGGCGAGGTGCTCGTCGGCTACATGGGCCGGCTGGCGAAGGAGAAGGGCGTCGAGCTGCTCGGCTCCGTCAGCGACCTGCCCGGCACGCGGCTGGTGGTCGTCGGCGACGGGCCGGAGCGGGCCCGCCTGGAGCGCAAGCTCCCCGGCGCCGCGTTCCTCGGCTTCCAGTCCGGGCAGCAGCTGTCCTCGGCGCTCGCGAGCCTCGACGTGTTCGTACACACCGGCCAGTACGAGACCTTCTGCCAGGCCGCCCAGGAGGCGAAGGCCAGCGGGGTCCCGGTGGTCGGCCCGGCGGCCGGCGGGCTGCTCGACGTCGTCGAGCACGGCCGGACCGGCCTGCACTACCGGCCCGGCGACCCGGCGGCCCTGCGCGCGGAGGTCAGCCGGCTGGTCGGCGACGCGTCCGGCCGAGTCGCCATGGGCGTCGCCGCCCGCGAGTCGGTGGGGGACTGCGGGTGGCGCGCCATCGGCGATGAGCTGCTCGGCCACTATCGCGACGTGCTCGGCGCCAACGTCGGCGCCGCCCGCGACGCCGACGCCTGGCGATGA
- a CDS encoding glycosyltransferase — protein MRIAQVANFVAPTSGGIRTTLRHLAAGYVAAGHEVVRVLPARRDGVRHVDGVTTLMVRSPLVPGTPYRMITEPWRVTAMLDEARPTHLEVHDRTTLRRLGRWARRDGVHSLVVSHERVDRLLGAKTPASLRGVLPVRAAADVTNRTLAAGYDTVVTTTRWAAAEFLRLGVNNLRQVPLGVDLDRFGTEWADRSLRRAFARDSDVLLVAISRMDPEKRVDIAIDALAELVRRKVPARLVLAGDGSGRKELERRAAGLPVVFLGFVADRQRLSALLASADVGLAPGPVETFGLAALEAMASATPVVVHHGSAMAELIDPHCGRVAAGCGYGFADAIEEVLALDENDRRVAARARAETFPWSATVEGFLSVHGLSPRPAQASFTPAPGETDLPRAA, from the coding sequence ATGAGGATCGCGCAGGTCGCCAACTTCGTGGCGCCGACGTCCGGCGGCATCCGCACGACGCTGCGGCACCTGGCCGCGGGCTATGTCGCCGCCGGCCACGAGGTGGTCCGGGTGCTGCCGGCGCGTCGCGACGGCGTGCGCCACGTCGACGGGGTCACCACGCTGATGGTGCGCTCCCCGCTGGTACCCGGAACGCCATACCGCATGATCACCGAGCCGTGGCGGGTCACGGCGATGCTCGACGAAGCGCGCCCGACCCACCTCGAGGTGCACGACCGCACGACGCTGCGCCGGCTGGGCCGTTGGGCGCGCCGGGACGGCGTCCACTCGCTGGTCGTCTCGCACGAGCGGGTCGACCGGCTGCTGGGCGCGAAGACCCCGGCGTCGCTGCGCGGCGTGCTGCCGGTGCGCGCCGCGGCCGACGTCACGAACCGGACGCTGGCCGCCGGCTACGACACGGTGGTGACGACGACCCGCTGGGCCGCGGCCGAGTTCCTGCGCCTCGGGGTGAACAACCTGCGCCAGGTGCCGCTCGGCGTCGACCTGGACCGGTTCGGCACCGAGTGGGCCGACCGGTCGCTGCGCCGGGCGTTCGCCCGCGACTCGGACGTGCTGCTCGTCGCGATCAGCCGGATGGACCCGGAGAAGCGGGTCGACATCGCGATCGACGCGCTCGCCGAGCTCGTCCGCCGCAAGGTCCCGGCCCGGCTGGTGCTGGCCGGCGACGGCAGCGGGCGCAAGGAGCTGGAGCGCCGGGCCGCCGGCCTGCCGGTGGTGTTCCTCGGGTTCGTCGCGGACCGCCAGCGACTGTCGGCCCTGCTGGCCAGCGCCGACGTCGGCCTGGCCCCCGGGCCGGTCGAGACGTTCGGGCTGGCGGCGCTGGAGGCGATGGCGAGCGCCACGCCGGTGGTGGTGCACCACGGCAGCGCGATGGCCGAGCTGATCGACCCGCACTGCGGCCGGGTCGCCGCCGGCTGTGGCTACGGCTTCGCCGACGCCATCGAGGAGGTCCTCGCGCTCGACGAGAACGACCGGCGAGTGGCCGCGCGTGCCCGCGCCGAGACGTTCCCCTGGTCCGCCACCGTCGAGGGATTCCTGTCCGTCCACGGCCTGTCCCCGCGGCCCGCCCAGGCCTCGTTCACACCGGCACCCGGCGAGACCGACCTGCCCCGCGCCGCCTGA
- a CDS encoding DUF3090 family protein, which translates to MQRFVFDPPERFVVGTVGQPGERAFYLQAAQSGQLVTIGLEKAEVTALAEGLSALLGQVGQQQGVPVPAAADIEVDLAPLQAPFEEDFHLGQLTVSWDGRRVFVEAAGLAQNQPGTPVSEEDLDSLRVGLSIPQTRAFIERARSIVAAGRPSCVLCGRPDGPDGHFCPRLN; encoded by the coding sequence ATGCAACGATTCGTGTTCGACCCGCCGGAGCGGTTCGTGGTCGGGACTGTCGGGCAGCCGGGCGAGCGCGCCTTCTATCTTCAGGCCGCTCAGTCCGGCCAGCTCGTGACGATCGGCCTGGAGAAGGCCGAGGTGACCGCGCTCGCCGAGGGCCTGTCCGCGCTGCTCGGCCAGGTCGGCCAGCAGCAGGGCGTTCCCGTCCCGGCCGCCGCCGACATCGAGGTGGACCTCGCGCCGCTGCAGGCGCCGTTCGAGGAGGACTTCCACCTCGGCCAGCTGACCGTCTCGTGGGACGGCCGCCGGGTGTTCGTGGAGGCCGCCGGGCTCGCCCAGAACCAGCCAGGCACCCCCGTCAGCGAGGAGGACCTCGACTCGCTGCGGGTCGGGCTGTCGATCCCGCAGACCCGGGCGTTCATCGAGCGGGCGCGCAGCATCGTCGCCGCCGGCCGCCCGTCCTGCGTGCTGTGCGGTCGTCCCGACGGCCCGGACGGCCACTTCTGCCCGCGGCTGAACTGA
- a CDS encoding ferrochelatase has product MSSASPSEDGAVDALLLLTFGGPDGPDDVLPFLRNVTRGRGVPEARIAQVAEHYHRLGGRSPINDQSRELLRALRDELAPLPVYWGNRNWEPLLGAALAEMRADGVRRAAVFVPSVFATYSACRQYRENLAAGLAALPAGDPVPELVKLRVFFDHPGFVEPMVDRVAAGLERLPAGLRDGAHLVFVAHSVPRRQAAESGPDGGAYPAQLAAVSRAIVEAVAGRGGREHPWDVAYCSRSGPPTVPWLEPDVGDRVEQLAAAGTRAVVIVPVGFVSDHMEVIQDLDRDALARAEKAGVQAVRAGTVGADPRFVQMVAELLAERRDPGLPRRSCAGLGPFPDVCPTDCCSAPTVEDRAPAAAGTPADALGRGRLVAAAGGPALGTGPARD; this is encoded by the coding sequence GTGAGCTCCGCGTCACCGTCCGAGGACGGCGCCGTCGACGCGCTGCTGCTGCTGACGTTCGGCGGCCCGGACGGGCCGGACGACGTGCTGCCGTTCCTGCGCAACGTCACCCGCGGCCGGGGCGTGCCAGAGGCCCGGATCGCGCAGGTCGCGGAGCACTACCACCGGCTCGGCGGGCGCAGCCCGATCAACGACCAGAGCCGCGAGCTGCTGAGGGCGCTGCGCGACGAGCTCGCGCCGCTGCCGGTTTACTGGGGCAACCGGAACTGGGAGCCGCTCCTCGGCGCGGCTCTGGCCGAGATGCGGGCGGACGGGGTCCGGCGGGCCGCGGTCTTCGTGCCGTCGGTGTTCGCGACCTACTCCGCCTGCCGGCAGTACCGGGAGAACCTGGCCGCCGGCCTGGCCGCGCTGCCAGCCGGTGACCCGGTCCCCGAGCTGGTCAAGCTACGGGTCTTCTTCGACCACCCAGGCTTCGTCGAGCCGATGGTCGACCGGGTCGCGGCCGGCCTCGAGCGCCTGCCCGCCGGCCTGCGCGACGGTGCCCACCTCGTGTTCGTCGCGCACTCGGTGCCCCGGCGCCAGGCCGCCGAGAGCGGGCCCGACGGCGGCGCCTACCCGGCCCAGCTGGCCGCCGTCAGCCGCGCCATCGTCGAGGCGGTGGCCGGCCGGGGCGGGCGGGAGCATCCCTGGGACGTCGCCTACTGCAGCCGCAGCGGGCCGCCCACCGTTCCCTGGCTGGAGCCCGACGTCGGCGACCGGGTCGAGCAGCTCGCGGCGGCCGGCACCCGAGCGGTGGTGATCGTGCCGGTCGGCTTCGTCAGCGACCACATGGAGGTCATCCAGGACCTCGACCGGGACGCGCTGGCCCGGGCCGAGAAGGCCGGCGTCCAGGCCGTGCGGGCCGGGACGGTCGGGGCCGACCCCCGGTTCGTCCAGATGGTCGCCGAGCTGCTCGCCGAGCGCCGCGACCCGGGGCTGCCCCGCCGTTCCTGCGCGGGCCTCGGGCCGTTCCCGGATGTCTGCCCGACGGACTGCTGCTCGGCGCCGACGGTCGAGGACCGTGCCCCGGCCGCGGCGGGCACCCCGGCCGACGCCCTCGGCCGTGGCCGCCTCGTCGCGGCGGCCGGTGGGCCTGCCCTCGGGACCGGCCCGGCGCGCGACTGA
- the fabG gene encoding 3-oxoacyl-ACP reductase FabG has product MAENAGQGRVALVTGGNRGIGAACAAALAADGQRVAVASRGGQAPDGLFGVRLDVTSVESVDKAFAEVEAELGPVDIVVSNAGIEKDTLLLTMSEDAFRDVVDTNLLGAYRVAKRAARGMLRRRYGRLVFISSVVGMSGHAGQSNYAASKAGLIGFARSLARELAPRGITSNVVSPGPIRTAMIDALTDAQRELIISSVPGRRMGEPDEVAAAVAFLASERASYITGAVLPVDGGIGMGH; this is encoded by the coding sequence ATGGCAGAGAACGCGGGTCAGGGTCGGGTAGCGCTTGTCACCGGGGGTAACCGGGGGATCGGCGCCGCCTGCGCCGCGGCGCTGGCCGCGGATGGCCAGCGGGTCGCGGTCGCCAGCCGGGGCGGGCAGGCGCCCGACGGGCTGTTCGGCGTCCGGCTGGACGTGACGAGCGTGGAGTCGGTCGACAAGGCGTTCGCCGAGGTCGAGGCTGAGCTCGGCCCGGTCGACATCGTCGTGTCCAACGCGGGGATCGAGAAGGACACGCTGCTGCTGACGATGTCCGAGGACGCCTTCCGGGACGTCGTCGACACGAACCTGCTCGGCGCCTACCGGGTCGCCAAGCGGGCGGCGCGGGGCATGCTACGCCGCCGCTACGGCCGGCTGGTGTTCATCTCGTCGGTCGTCGGCATGTCCGGGCACGCGGGCCAGTCGAACTACGCGGCCTCCAAGGCCGGCCTCATCGGTTTCGCCCGCTCGCTGGCCCGTGAGCTCGCGCCGCGCGGGATCACGTCGAACGTCGTCTCGCCGGGACCGATCCGCACCGCCATGATCGACGCGCTCACCGACGCCCAGCGCGAGCTGATCATCTCCAGTGTCCCGGGCCGGCGGATGGGCGAGCCGGACGAGGTCGCCGCCGCGGTCGCGTTCCTCGCCTCCGAGCGGGCCTCCTACATCACCGGCGCCGTCCTCCCGGTCGACGGCGGCATAGGCATGGGCCACTAG